From a region of the Terriglobales bacterium genome:
- a CDS encoding DUF4097 family beta strand repeat-containing protein has product MKDRRFFGPAALLALLFLSSMPALADEAQGQFERTLQVTGSVDLSVETGSGDIAVRSGATGTVQVKARIRARSKLFEGLSAAEKVQRIQANPPIEQVGNIIRIGKIRDEELRRNVSVSYEVVTPAATKLRSETGSGEQSVEGVDGPVRASTGSGSVRIASVRQEVFAESGSGDLELTSLAGGLRATTGSGNIRASAISGRTSAETGSGDVTLELIESSQARVQTGSGNARVRGVHGALSVETGSGDVEAEGTPKASWKLSAGSGDITLHIPESTGFDLYAETGSGTVRIARPITMQGALRRDLVRGTVGGGGSLIRLETGSGDIDIR; this is encoded by the coding sequence CGGCTCTGGCCGATGAGGCCCAGGGTCAGTTTGAGCGCACTTTGCAGGTCACGGGCTCGGTTGACCTGAGCGTCGAAACCGGCTCCGGCGACATCGCCGTGCGCTCGGGAGCGACGGGCACGGTACAGGTCAAGGCACGGATCCGCGCGCGCAGCAAGCTGTTCGAAGGCCTTAGCGCAGCCGAGAAGGTGCAGCGTATCCAGGCGAATCCACCCATCGAACAGGTGGGCAACATCATCCGCATCGGTAAGATTCGCGACGAAGAGCTGCGCCGCAATGTGTCCGTCAGCTACGAAGTGGTGACACCGGCGGCCACCAAGCTGCGCTCGGAAACCGGATCGGGCGAGCAGTCCGTGGAAGGCGTGGACGGCCCGGTGCGGGCTTCGACCGGCTCCGGCAGCGTGCGCATCGCATCCGTGCGCCAGGAGGTTTTCGCGGAAAGCGGCTCCGGCGATCTGGAGCTGACCTCGTTGGCCGGCGGGCTGCGCGCCACCACCGGCAGCGGCAACATCCGCGCCTCCGCCATTTCCGGCCGGACCTCGGCGGAGACCGGGTCGGGCGACGTTACCCTGGAGTTGATCGAATCGTCGCAAGCGCGTGTGCAAACGGGCTCCGGCAACGCGCGCGTCCGTGGTGTTCACGGTGCGCTCTCCGTGGAGACCGGGAGCGGCGACGTCGAGGCGGAAGGCACGCCCAAAGCTTCCTGGAAGCTGAGCGCGGGCTCCGGCGACATCACACTACACATCCCCGAGAGCACCGGCTTCGACCTCTACGCGGAGACGGGCTCGGGCACGGTGCGCATCGCCCGCCCCATCACCATGCAGGGTGCGCTGCGGCGAGACCTGGTGCGGGGCACGGTGGGTGGCGGCGGCTCGCTCATTCGGCTGGAAACCGGCTCCGGCGACATTGACATTCGCTAG